A region of Myxococcus stipitatus DSM 14675 DNA encodes the following proteins:
- a CDS encoding HEAT repeat domain-containing protein: MTDWRAERDRALLTLEREKRPAFRAEAAEQLHHLAAEAPARAADFMDVLPRLLGDAQPEVKRSGVALATVVLPLEEMTALLIARLRDEESLVRLEATGRLADLARPELRGALAGMLEDSVPEVRFEAARGIAALKHPAGLEVLIEALDADLLRFRALGALAELEDPRALPAVKRLFGRWLLPAFDRTQAAGVLAKLGDAEGVAHLLQRSRKKWSQDRALAVELLGEVKAPGALERLKVILDDVKDSSRGAAARGLGRLGDAKALPWLVALLQDTSAQEEDRLDAADGLWRLGGPESREHVRAAVSTFTSPEARQELEELFQEDT, translated from the coding sequence GTGACGGATTGGCGTGCGGAGAGGGATCGGGCCTTGCTGACGCTGGAGCGCGAGAAGCGTCCCGCGTTCCGAGCGGAGGCGGCCGAGCAGCTTCATCACCTCGCGGCGGAGGCCCCCGCACGAGCCGCGGACTTCATGGACGTGTTGCCGCGCCTCCTCGGAGACGCGCAGCCGGAGGTGAAGCGCTCCGGGGTCGCGCTGGCCACGGTGGTGCTGCCCCTCGAGGAGATGACGGCGCTCCTCATCGCCCGGCTGCGAGACGAGGAGTCCCTGGTGCGCCTGGAGGCGACGGGGCGGCTGGCGGACCTGGCTCGGCCGGAGCTGCGCGGAGCCCTGGCGGGCATGCTGGAGGACTCCGTCCCGGAGGTGCGCTTCGAGGCCGCTCGAGGCATCGCCGCCCTCAAGCATCCCGCGGGGCTCGAGGTGCTCATCGAGGCGCTCGACGCGGACCTGCTGCGCTTCCGCGCCCTCGGTGCCTTGGCGGAGCTCGAGGACCCGCGCGCGCTCCCCGCCGTGAAGCGCCTGTTCGGCCGCTGGCTGTTGCCCGCGTTCGACAGGACCCAGGCCGCCGGGGTCCTCGCGAAGCTGGGGGACGCGGAGGGCGTCGCGCACCTGCTTCAGCGCTCGCGCAAGAAGTGGAGCCAGGACCGGGCCCTCGCCGTGGAGCTGCTCGGTGAGGTGAAGGCCCCAGGGGCGCTGGAGCGCTTGAAGGTCATCCTCGACGACGTGAAGGACTCCTCCCGAGGCGCCGCCGCGCGGGGCTTGGGACGTCTGGGGGACGCGAAGGCGCTGCCCTGGCTGGTCGCGCTCCTCCAGGACACGAGTGCCCAGGAGGAGGACCGGCTGGACGCGGCCGATGGGCTGTGGCGCCTGGGTGGACCCGAGAGCCGCGAGCACGTGCGCGCGGCGGTGAGCACCTTCACCTCGCCAGAGGCGCGGCAGGAATTGGAAGAGCTGTTCCAGGAGGACACATGA
- a CDS encoding TatD family hydrolase translates to MRLVDAHCHLEVKDFADVGPVLERARAAGIVHAIVVGQFHGPGQWGNALELAARHPEFLSPTLGIHPHEAARATDEDLAMLDSTCARPEVRAVGEAGLDYYYDHSPREAQARIFRHQCELAVKLGKPLVVHVRDAHEDCDAILGEAKVSRGVIHCFTGDTDAARRYLDRGFFLSLSGVITYKKTEALQDAVRFAPLDRLMVETDSPYLAPVPHRGRKNEPSHVVETAKKLAELKGVALETVTEVTTANASALFNLTLR, encoded by the coding sequence ATGAGACTGGTGGATGCGCACTGCCACCTGGAAGTGAAGGACTTCGCGGACGTGGGCCCGGTGCTGGAGCGGGCTCGGGCCGCGGGGATTGTCCACGCCATCGTCGTGGGGCAGTTCCACGGCCCGGGGCAGTGGGGCAACGCGCTGGAGCTGGCCGCGCGCCATCCCGAGTTCCTGTCGCCCACGCTCGGCATCCACCCACACGAGGCCGCGCGAGCCACCGACGAGGACCTCGCCATGCTCGACAGCACCTGTGCGCGCCCCGAGGTTCGCGCGGTGGGCGAGGCGGGCCTTGACTACTACTACGACCACTCGCCGAGAGAGGCGCAGGCCCGCATCTTCCGGCACCAGTGCGAGCTCGCGGTGAAGCTGGGCAAGCCGCTCGTCGTCCACGTGCGGGACGCGCACGAGGACTGCGACGCGATTCTCGGCGAGGCGAAGGTCTCCCGAGGCGTCATCCACTGCTTCACCGGTGACACGGACGCCGCGCGGCGCTACCTGGACCGGGGCTTCTTCCTCTCGCTCTCCGGCGTCATCACCTACAAGAAGACGGAGGCGCTCCAGGACGCGGTGCGCTTCGCGCCGCTGGACCGGTTGATGGTGGAGACGGACAGTCCCTACCTCGCGCCCGTGCCGCACCGAGGGCGGAAGAACGAGCCCTCCCATGTCGTGGAGACGGCGAAGAAGCTCGCGGAGCTCAAGGGCGTGGCGCTGGAGACGGTGACTGAAGTCACCACCGCCAACGCCTCGGCCCTCTTCAACCTCACGCTGCGGTGA
- a CDS encoding HD domain-containing phosphohydrolase produces the protein MAKKLGERLIEAGLVNAGAVEQALEHQKITGHKLGDCLVELGLLQEAALLRFLAAEFQTRFVSADKLAKAKIATEVLDRLPVRLAEAQNVLPLAVDPDRKLLSVVAAEPQNKALMDEIALVTGMSEVYAYVGLRGAIAAAIRKHYYGDPTAFTALLEAASAQSSPAESTSRAGAAEHNRTSTGHRASLSFRMETDARMRMQRAGGGTQVGGKPSSTQRREPGGPRGLVSDIDYVETLGILVGLLEQDRQRHRGHSAQLARQAGIVGQRMGMPHKELAALSIAAYLHDLGKPTERHFSLASNAVNPEWKAQARAACRAPTKLFETVHLPAQVNTILAQLYEAWDGSGTPQGAKGEDITLGARILAAVDSFLELTKNPGNALGKALTKDQALEHLRTNSGVLYDPVVADIVIQLQSGELLRHRLECEGRQVLVVEPDETARGELLEAVLKQGLVAHALSTPEGAQDGLARQDCDVLVVSLRLGQQEVLDLLQQARSTPETAGLPIAVVGEPDAPTRERLLMGGATELLPPGDKAVVAKAVRALLEDRVLHNGPGRVVRGSFDELPPRELLRTLGGGKKSGKLQLRQHTLEGSLHLEGGRVVFASFGGHTGEPALQALLKLKQADFQYDPDALLLDVPQMDQDLQALAGGLTAA, from the coding sequence ATGGCGAAGAAGCTGGGTGAGCGCCTCATCGAGGCGGGGCTCGTCAACGCCGGGGCCGTGGAGCAGGCCCTGGAGCACCAGAAGATCACCGGCCACAAGCTGGGGGATTGTCTGGTGGAGCTGGGGCTCCTCCAGGAAGCGGCGTTGCTGCGCTTCCTGGCCGCGGAGTTCCAGACGCGCTTCGTGAGCGCGGACAAGCTGGCCAAGGCGAAGATCGCCACCGAGGTGCTCGACCGGCTTCCGGTGCGTCTGGCCGAGGCGCAGAACGTGCTGCCCCTGGCGGTGGACCCGGACCGCAAGCTGCTGTCCGTCGTCGCCGCCGAGCCGCAGAACAAGGCGCTGATGGACGAGATTGCCCTCGTCACGGGCATGTCGGAGGTCTACGCGTACGTGGGCCTGCGCGGCGCCATCGCCGCGGCCATCCGCAAGCACTACTACGGCGACCCCACCGCCTTCACCGCGCTGCTGGAGGCGGCGAGCGCCCAGTCGAGCCCCGCCGAGTCCACCTCGCGCGCGGGCGCGGCCGAGCACAACCGCACCTCCACGGGCCACCGCGCCAGCCTGTCCTTCCGGATGGAGACGGACGCCCGCATGCGCATGCAGCGAGCGGGCGGCGGGACGCAGGTGGGCGGCAAGCCGTCGTCGACGCAGCGGCGCGAGCCCGGTGGGCCTCGCGGGCTGGTCAGCGACATCGACTACGTGGAGACCCTGGGCATCCTCGTGGGCCTGCTGGAGCAGGACCGCCAGCGCCACCGGGGACACTCCGCGCAGCTCGCGCGACAGGCGGGCATCGTGGGCCAGCGCATGGGCATGCCCCACAAGGAGCTGGCCGCGCTGTCCATCGCCGCGTACCTGCACGACCTGGGCAAGCCCACCGAGCGGCACTTCTCGCTCGCGAGCAACGCCGTCAATCCCGAGTGGAAGGCCCAGGCCCGCGCGGCCTGTCGCGCGCCCACCAAGCTGTTCGAGACGGTGCACCTGCCCGCGCAGGTCAACACCATCCTCGCGCAGCTCTACGAAGCCTGGGATGGCTCGGGCACCCCGCAGGGCGCCAAGGGCGAGGACATCACGCTGGGGGCTCGCATCCTCGCGGCGGTGGACAGCTTCCTCGAGCTGACCAAGAACCCCGGCAACGCGCTGGGCAAGGCGCTGACGAAGGACCAGGCCCTGGAGCACCTGCGGACGAACTCCGGCGTGCTCTATGACCCGGTCGTCGCCGACATCGTCATCCAGTTGCAGAGCGGCGAGCTGCTCCGTCACCGGCTGGAGTGCGAGGGCCGGCAAGTGCTCGTCGTCGAGCCGGACGAGACGGCGCGCGGCGAGCTGCTGGAGGCGGTGCTGAAGCAGGGCCTCGTGGCCCATGCGCTCTCCACGCCGGAGGGCGCGCAGGACGGACTGGCCCGGCAGGACTGCGACGTGCTGGTGGTGAGCCTGCGGCTGGGGCAGCAGGAGGTGCTGGACCTGCTGCAGCAGGCGCGCTCCACGCCGGAGACGGCGGGCCTGCCCATCGCCGTGGTGGGTGAGCCGGATGCGCCCACGCGCGAGCGACTGCTGATGGGCGGCGCGACGGAGCTGCTGCCTCCCGGGGACAAGGCCGTGGTGGCCAAGGCGGTGCGTGCGCTCCTGGAGGACCGGGTGCTGCACAACGGCCCGGGCCGCGTGGTGCGTGGCAGCTTCGACGAGCTTCCCCCGCGGGAGCTGCTGCGCACGCTGGGCGGCGGCAAGAAGAGCGGCAAGCTCCAGCTTCGTCAGCACACGCTGGAGGGCTCGCTCCACCTGGAGGGTGGCCGCGTCGTCTTCGCGTCCTTCGGGGGCCACACGGGAGAGCCGGCGCTTCAAGCGCTGCTGAAGCTGAAGCAGGCCGACTTCCAGTACGACCCGGATGCGCTGCTGCTGGACGTGCCGCAGATGGACCAGGACCTCCAGGCCCTGGCCGGCGGCCTCACCGCAGCGTGA
- a CDS encoding 3'-5' exoribonuclease YhaM family protein has translation MTNENVQETATPTPAGSVETVRKVYAADLREKDRVNTVFRVTKKEKVTARSGKVFLALSLADKSGEVDARVFDKVDALEPAFQSGDYVLITGGVIQFHGRTQIVVEAVERLDPEPLDPKEFEPPPAPPPEAKAAPEAKPEPKPAAEKSEKAEKADSRHEGGGGARAVGLIREIVNERVNDPYVKQLLLAFLDDSQVAAGLPVAPAAKGMHHAWRGGLAEHLLSVMRLTLRVADHYPMADRDLLLAGALLHDVMKVAEISSDKGFDYTDEGKLVGHLVMTAQKIREKTLAIPGFPPLLEQHITHLVIAHHGQLEYGSPKVPVTLEAHIVHALDSLDSRIASWLEAMQRDPNDKWTDVQRHYERQLWKGPMPTARGRAPVEGGGRRKSREEKRKARGDKAPQQTGAPAAEGTPPAPREEPQQRPPRKERPPREERPPREERPPREERQAREDRPPREERPPRPPREERPPREERPPRDSSTLPKELTFKPFSALTSIPPASKNGEDSSES, from the coding sequence ATGACCAACGAAAACGTCCAAGAGACCGCGACCCCCACCCCGGCAGGTTCCGTCGAGACCGTCCGCAAGGTGTACGCGGCCGACCTTCGTGAGAAGGACCGCGTCAACACCGTCTTCCGTGTCACCAAGAAGGAGAAGGTGACGGCCCGGAGCGGCAAGGTGTTCCTGGCCCTGTCGCTCGCCGACAAGAGCGGCGAGGTGGATGCGCGTGTCTTCGACAAGGTGGACGCGCTCGAGCCCGCCTTCCAGTCCGGCGACTACGTCCTCATCACGGGCGGCGTCATCCAGTTCCATGGCCGCACCCAGATTGTGGTGGAGGCCGTGGAGCGGCTGGACCCGGAGCCCCTGGACCCCAAGGAGTTCGAGCCGCCCCCGGCCCCGCCTCCGGAGGCCAAGGCCGCCCCCGAGGCGAAGCCCGAGCCCAAGCCCGCCGCGGAGAAGAGCGAGAAGGCAGAGAAGGCCGACTCCCGTCACGAGGGCGGTGGTGGTGCCCGCGCCGTGGGGCTCATCCGCGAAATCGTCAACGAGCGGGTGAATGACCCGTACGTGAAGCAGCTGCTCCTGGCGTTCCTGGATGACTCGCAGGTGGCCGCGGGGCTGCCGGTGGCGCCGGCGGCCAAGGGCATGCACCACGCGTGGCGCGGGGGCCTGGCCGAGCACCTCCTGTCGGTGATGCGGCTGACGCTGCGGGTGGCGGACCACTACCCCATGGCGGACCGCGACCTGCTGCTGGCCGGCGCGCTGCTGCACGACGTGATGAAGGTCGCCGAAATCTCGTCGGACAAGGGCTTCGACTACACCGACGAGGGCAAGCTCGTGGGCCACCTGGTGATGACGGCCCAGAAGATTCGCGAGAAGACGCTGGCCATCCCCGGCTTCCCGCCGCTGCTGGAGCAGCACATCACGCACCTGGTCATCGCCCACCACGGACAGCTCGAGTACGGCAGCCCCAAGGTGCCGGTGACGCTGGAGGCGCACATCGTCCACGCGCTGGACTCGCTGGACTCGCGCATCGCCTCGTGGCTGGAGGCCATGCAGCGCGACCCCAACGACAAGTGGACGGACGTGCAGCGCCACTACGAGCGGCAGCTCTGGAAGGGCCCCATGCCCACCGCTCGGGGCCGCGCGCCCGTCGAGGGGGGCGGGCGCCGCAAGTCGCGCGAGGAGAAGCGCAAGGCCCGGGGTGACAAGGCTCCGCAGCAGACGGGAGCCCCCGCCGCCGAGGGCACCCCGCCGGCGCCGCGCGAGGAGCCGCAGCAGCGTCCTCCCCGGAAGGAGCGTCCGCCCCGTGAGGAGCGCCCGCCTCGCGAGGAGCGTCCGCCCCGTGAGGAGCGCCAGGCTCGGGAGGACCGTCCTCCCCGCGAGGAGCGTCCTCCGCGCCCGCCTCGCGAGGAGCGTCCGCCGCGTGAGGAGCGTCCTCCTCGGGACTCGAGCACGCTGCCCAAGGAGCTGACCTTCAAGCCGTTCAGCGCGCTGACGTCGATACCGCCCGCCTCCAAGAACGGCGAGGACTCTTCGGAAAGCTGA
- a CDS encoding class I SAM-dependent rRNA methyltransferase, protein MLSTYLSRDAARRLRHGAPWLRREDIVSMEGTPQPGELVQLRDEDGAVLGLGDVDLEASLAVRRLGLPDEAVEGLIPRHLRHAFERRGRLVDDPRFCRIVNDDGDGLPGLIVDRYDAHFVVQTLTRSMDARHQDITRALVEVTGAGSVLLRNDTPRRRALGLPTQRPHVLYGTPPRWCRVLELGARFTVDLTYGLGTGYAYDQRELRRIVGRMAWDARVLDVNCNVGGLFVHAGLHGARHILAFDADADTGDLARENAEANGLLGRVFVEKGTALQALRAVRETFDLVLLDTCRVDSPEAFVEHVQYALRRTRHGGRLLVVGHHPPLPPGGFDDLVATACESEARIATRLARPGLPPDHPTLVGSPGAEYLDAVALEVT, encoded by the coding sequence TTGCTCAGCACCTATCTGTCCCGGGATGCCGCCCGCCGTCTGCGCCATGGAGCTCCGTGGCTGCGTCGCGAGGACATCGTGTCGATGGAAGGCACGCCCCAGCCCGGTGAGCTCGTGCAGCTCCGGGACGAGGACGGCGCGGTGCTGGGCCTGGGCGACGTGGACCTGGAGGCGTCGCTCGCGGTGCGTCGGCTGGGGCTTCCGGACGAAGCGGTGGAGGGCCTCATCCCCCGTCACCTCCGGCACGCCTTCGAGCGGCGGGGCCGGCTGGTGGATGACCCGCGCTTCTGCCGCATCGTGAACGATGACGGCGACGGCCTGCCCGGTCTCATCGTCGACCGGTACGATGCCCACTTCGTGGTGCAGACGCTCACGCGATCCATGGACGCGCGCCACCAGGACATCACCCGCGCGCTGGTGGAGGTGACGGGCGCGGGCTCGGTGCTGCTGCGCAATGACACCCCGCGACGGCGCGCGCTGGGCCTGCCGACGCAGCGGCCCCACGTGCTCTATGGCACCCCACCCCGCTGGTGCCGGGTCCTGGAGCTGGGGGCCCGCTTCACCGTGGACCTCACCTATGGCCTGGGCACCGGCTACGCGTATGACCAGCGCGAGCTGCGGCGCATCGTCGGGCGCATGGCCTGGGATGCCCGGGTGCTGGACGTCAACTGCAACGTGGGCGGACTCTTCGTCCACGCGGGGCTGCATGGCGCCCGCCACATCCTGGCCTTCGACGCGGACGCCGACACGGGGGACCTGGCCCGGGAGAACGCCGAGGCCAATGGCCTGCTCGGCCGGGTGTTCGTGGAGAAGGGCACCGCCCTCCAGGCCCTCCGCGCCGTGAGGGAGACCTTCGACCTGGTGCTGCTGGACACCTGCCGCGTGGACTCGCCGGAGGCGTTCGTCGAACACGTCCAGTACGCGCTGCGTCGCACCCGGCATGGGGGCAGGCTGCTCGTGGTCGGCCACCACCCACCACTCCCGCCCGGCGGCTTCGACGACCTGGTCGCCACGGCCTGTGAGAGCGAGGCGCGCATCGCCACCCGGCTGGCCCGCCCGGGACTCCCACCGGACCATCCGACGCTCGTGGGTTCCCCTGGCGCGGAGTACCTCGACGCGGTGGCGCTCGAAGTCACCTGA
- a CDS encoding NAD(P)/FAD-dependent oxidoreductase: protein MAYRVNNIGLWLDEPEELLGQRAAEKLGVTRSDLASVRVVRSVLDARKKGSPRYIYTLEVELAPGRKPKQLPPDVGEAPPPPEPLSPVKPPEKWPIIIGTGPAGLFCALGLLERGVRSILLERGREVVTRRKDVAKLMRDGTLDPESNMNFGEGGAGAYTDGKLSTRINHPMVRKVIEAFARYGAPDHILIEGKPHIGSDLLPGAVARLREELIAGGCEVHFEQRVDDLLYRDGHIAGVKLADGRTLESDRVILAPGNSARELYERFAADGRVLVEAKPFALGFRAEHPQTLINSIQYGNAAKNPKLPPADYKLAENLDVDGEVRGVYSFCMCPGGIVVPTPTEDGLQCTNGMSNSRRNARYANAGIVVSVSVADFEREGFHGPLAGLLFQRHWEQKAYELGGGRFFAPAQTIPDYLAGRLTKDPGGTSYRPGLAHVDLNRLFPARLTTSIKQALRTFDRKMRGFISDEGKLIGIESRTSSPVRVTRGEDLQSVSMRGLYPAGEGCGYAGGIVSSAIDGLRVAEQIATELA, encoded by the coding sequence ATGGCGTATCGGGTGAACAACATCGGGCTGTGGCTGGACGAGCCGGAGGAGCTGCTCGGTCAGCGGGCCGCGGAGAAGCTGGGTGTCACCCGGTCCGACCTGGCCTCGGTGCGAGTGGTGCGTTCGGTTCTGGACGCTCGGAAGAAGGGCAGCCCGCGGTACATCTACACGCTGGAGGTGGAGCTGGCTCCGGGCCGCAAGCCCAAGCAGCTCCCGCCCGACGTGGGCGAGGCGCCGCCCCCGCCCGAGCCCCTGTCCCCGGTGAAGCCTCCGGAGAAGTGGCCGATCATCATCGGCACCGGGCCCGCGGGTCTGTTCTGCGCGCTGGGGCTCCTGGAGCGCGGCGTGCGCAGCATCCTGCTGGAGCGGGGCCGCGAGGTGGTGACGCGGCGCAAGGACGTCGCGAAGCTGATGCGCGACGGCACGCTGGACCCGGAGAGCAACATGAACTTCGGGGAGGGCGGCGCCGGCGCCTATACGGACGGCAAGCTGTCCACGCGCATCAACCACCCCATGGTGCGCAAGGTCATCGAGGCCTTCGCCCGCTACGGCGCGCCGGACCACATCCTCATCGAGGGCAAGCCGCACATCGGCTCGGACCTGCTGCCGGGCGCGGTGGCGCGGCTGCGCGAGGAGCTCATCGCGGGCGGCTGCGAGGTGCACTTCGAGCAGCGCGTGGATGACCTGCTCTACCGCGACGGACACATCGCGGGCGTGAAGCTGGCGGATGGGCGCACGCTGGAGAGCGACCGCGTCATCCTCGCGCCCGGCAACTCCGCGCGGGAGCTGTATGAGCGCTTCGCCGCCGACGGCCGCGTCCTCGTGGAGGCCAAGCCCTTCGCGCTCGGCTTCCGCGCCGAGCACCCGCAGACGCTCATCAACAGCATCCAGTACGGCAACGCGGCGAAGAACCCCAAGCTGCCTCCCGCCGACTACAAGCTCGCGGAGAACCTGGACGTCGACGGCGAGGTGCGCGGCGTCTACTCGTTCTGCATGTGCCCCGGCGGCATCGTGGTGCCCACGCCCACCGAGGACGGCCTGCAGTGCACCAACGGCATGTCCAACTCGCGCCGCAACGCGCGCTACGCGAACGCGGGCATCGTCGTCTCCGTCTCCGTCGCGGACTTCGAGCGCGAGGGCTTCCACGGGCCGCTGGCGGGACTGCTCTTCCAGCGCCACTGGGAGCAGAAGGCGTATGAGCTGGGCGGAGGCCGCTTCTTCGCCCCCGCGCAGACCATCCCCGACTATCTGGCGGGCCGCCTGACGAAGGACCCGGGTGGCACCAGCTACCGGCCGGGCCTGGCGCACGTGGACCTCAACCGGCTCTTCCCCGCGCGGCTCACCACGTCCATCAAGCAGGCGCTGCGCACGTTCGACCGGAAGATGCGCGGCTTCATCAGCGACGAGGGCAAGCTCATCGGCATCGAGAGCCGGACCTCGTCCCCGGTGCGCGTCACGCGAGGCGAGGACCTGCAGTCGGTGTCCATGCGGGGCCTGTACCCGGCGGGTGAGGGATGTGGCTACGCGGGCGGCATCGTCTCGTCGGCCATTGATGGATTGCGCGTCGCGGAGCAGATTGCCACCGAGCTGGCGTGA
- a CDS encoding diacylglycerol kinase family protein, with product MTVPARPPPHFPARRGSGLLASFGHAWAGLIHTVVHQRNMRVHLISAVLVGLVGSGIPLGLAEKVTLIFCVLLIFFAEILNSALEHLVDLAVQQFDEKARLTKDAAAAGVLVLALGTVVIFAAILVHNWDTVRTSTEAIVRQVALGLPLAGCVLVLVRPQPRPLWVDLLAFLGGGVLMGALAMHSASLVFSALTAGLLFVAASAAYSRRREARSSGQPAGDPGITPQPGNEKTG from the coding sequence ATGACCGTACCTGCCCGGCCACCTCCCCACTTTCCCGCCCGTCGCGGCTCGGGGCTCCTCGCCTCGTTCGGCCACGCCTGGGCGGGCCTCATCCACACCGTCGTCCACCAGCGCAACATGCGCGTGCACCTCATCTCCGCCGTGCTGGTGGGGCTGGTGGGCAGCGGCATCCCCTTGGGACTCGCCGAGAAGGTGACGCTCATCTTCTGCGTCCTGCTCATCTTCTTCGCGGAGATCCTCAACAGCGCGCTGGAGCACCTGGTCGACCTGGCCGTGCAGCAGTTCGACGAGAAGGCCCGCCTCACCAAGGACGCCGCCGCCGCGGGAGTCCTCGTGCTCGCCCTGGGCACGGTGGTCATCTTCGCCGCCATCCTCGTCCACAACTGGGACACGGTGCGCACCAGCACCGAGGCCATCGTCCGTCAGGTCGCCCTGGGACTGCCCCTCGCCGGCTGCGTGCTCGTGCTCGTGCGGCCCCAGCCGCGCCCTCTCTGGGTCGACCTGCTCGCCTTCCTGGGAGGCGGCGTGCTGATGGGAGCACTCGCCATGCACTCGGCCAGCCTGGTCTTCAGCGCGCTCACCGCGGGGCTGCTCTTCGTCGCGGCCTCCGCGGCCTACTCGCGACGGCGCGAAGCGCGCTCCTCAGGCCAGCCAGCGGGTGACCCGGGCATCACCCCACAGCCTGGAAACGAAAAAACCGGCTGA